The DNA sequence gccaggccgtagaatggggtcctggtctttcctcagggactaattggatcatacagcattcacccacatccacaacaaagaatgcagtgcaacattttcgtggattctaatgcaacaacctattatatcacatggcattcgtgatgcatgattcatgctaaaacttgcattagtttaaaacataaagtttattctactcacctcaggctaactctgacaaagaactgaagcagctgactcactactggggtcctcggttcctcggtttctcgggtccgaacctacacaggtggactcaaatgagggaccaaacatacatgaacatgactctaaaatactccccaaaaaccccctaaaacctcataaaacaatcataggaaacatgcaaaggaaggctgaatagggcactttagGTGGGAGAGAGCTcaaacgagcttaagatcggctcttacctcttgaagatcgagagagagacgacctaaacttgtaGAACGGTGGGAGAGAGCTCatgagtcttccaagcttcaaaacttgctctaagctcaaaaatcttcaaaacaaagtgaaaaatcatgaaaatcctaaaagatttgaaggaagaaactcaagatcggtgagggacggcggagagctcaccttggccaaaaatggggagaaaagctcgcccgttttcggctaagggacccctttataggtggctggccaggccacattcggaggccgaacgggcctccgcaacgcatgcaagttcggtggccgaacataaggttcggcggccgaacctggactcccctcacatatgccttcgggggcctaaagcactcccaaagtgcatgcatgttcggcggccgaacctgggtcttcctccaaggttattttcatacaaaaactcattttctttcttgcttaaaaacataaaatgcattaaaacattttataaaaacatggttttacccttttagaagtctccgacacccgagattccaccggacggtaggaatcctgatatcggagtctagccgggtattacacccccTCTCGAGAAATTGGCATTCGCAGTCCTAATGTCTACCACAAAGTTGCATCCCTATTTTGAGTCGCACATCATAGaggttagaaaaaaattatcccTTATGAAAGGTACTCCATAGGCTGGAACTATCAAGGCGGTTGTCATCTGGGTGGTAGTACTGTCAGCCTTCGACATCAGTATGTCCCGAGAAATGCGATGAAAGGTCAGGCAGTAACCAATTTCATTATAGAGATGACTCTGCCTTTAGaaatgatagagcatattttagtccattttatcatgatattattgatgttattttacaccatttctgcctaattttgtggctttaatcatgttttgcagatattaggtgtaaagagataatctggagaaaattctcttaaaactgtcaaaaagtgccaaatatgaaaagtgccaaaaaaggaaagttttcaaatatggaaagtgccaaataaggaaagatttcagaaaaggaaagtcctcaaataaagaaagtgcagaagaaaaagcaaataagaaaagctcagtcagaagattatttgaaattcaaatcgcagatctttctttccttgttcaaagatgtgcacatactgcagcagtcatatcttcctatttaggtagcaagatctcatgaagacgcacttgcctcttctgcgtttagcatccaaaattcaaatgaaagctccacctaaaaaggaaagactggacagattcactttcccttctgcagtCCAATCCGCGCGCCACTTTCCTTCTGAAGAAGATGTGCACGCTTCTTTCCTTCTGAACAATTTTGGAACACaaatctttccttttcagacacaacttgggcagcaagtacctcttggtcagcaaggtcagcatctaaacttaattaggaagcacaatctgcgcctccttccctttctgagaccaagcCGCACgccccttcctcttctgaagcacAAGCCGCGCCACCTTCCTCTTTTGCGACATGTTGGGCGGCAAGACTTGCATGGgtagcactttgggcagcctcttcactaattaggaagcaagggagacctagggcagcactttcaactataaaaagacacataaggagcctccccatgctttttgaagcccccttggaggcacctacgggattcacatctcttcttctacctttcttcttttcttttatttttggtttttgtttcagccatgagaggctgaaatcttttattctagttgaatattaggtgatactttagttgttatatggattgggagacttgatcaaacattgtttaacttttggttgttcaatattggTGCCATTtcgatttcaatattgctttgttgtttagatctacgttgattcttgattgcaaagtaataatatgttagtttggatgatttaagtccgtaattgcttggattattcaaacataagaacacttggtgtaaaaactaaggaaattgtatgatctaacgacatctcatgcgtttgagtagttaggattggatctctctatctcttcatgcaattaataattgttttgatgcctaaggcccaagaacattccttggcaatttgttaattagtaattaattagaggacgttccctaattggtttaatcataaggagagacatggtggtgagaagcttcttccatctccataactaatctattgaatcaatcaaaagaaactaagtgtcaatgatcaattccaacaactgaagtggatccaattcttcaactagagtttttctcattatttatttctcttttattttattattcgcttattttattgctttcagtagttgtttaattaaatcaatctcaaaccccctattttactttcagtttgtttgctctcagtttatctcgttttgaGTTTATTCcactttcagttttattttgattcaattttatctcgtttcagtttatttctctttcagtttatttttgttttagttaattctcttggtcttgataaggaaaataggtaagttctcaattccctgtggattcaatcttttcaccactatctacagttgtaaaattgttgataactagaaaggttatttttgaccggcttcgacaaccgcgagtcaagaaACTTCTGAACCGCCTCTCGAAGAATGGAAAGTCTAGGTGGACGGAGCTTGTGGAGCCAGGGATTCCAAAATTGGGATCCTCCTGCAAAGTCAAACTAGGATAAAGCTGCACTATGCGGCAAAACTGGCTTTTAATGCTATCAACAACATAGCTGAGTACGAGGCTATAATTATGGCATTGAAAATCATCGCGAAAATAGGTATACATAAGTTTATTAGTTTTATTGAATCACAATTGATTGTTAATCAAGGCCAATGATAGCTTAAAGTCTGAGAGCCTAATCTTGCCAAATATGAAGAAAAGGTTTGCTCCTTAATGGTGAGGATCAAAGATAGGTAGGGTGGTTGTGAGCTTCACCATGTGACTACAAGTGACAATGAAGAAGTTGATTATCTGGCCAAAATGGCCATGGCAAGTGAACAACACTTAACCCAGCCATTCCAATTCGAAGAGCTACATACTTTTGCAACCGACGAGGATGAGTCTTTTCCTATCGAGGAAGGTGAAACGTGGATGACACCGGTGTATAAGTTTTTAATGGAGGATGAATTCCTAGCTGATGAATTATCAGTTAAACAAGTAAGAAGAAAGTCctctaaatatgcactaattaATTGTTGGTTGTACAGGAGATCATCAACTCAACCATGGCTACGATGCATAACGGAGGATGAAGGTTGGGAAATCCTTAAAGATATCCATGAAAGAGATTGTGAAAGTCATGAAGGGGCTAAGACGATCGCTCAAAAAGCATTTAGGCAAGGATACTATTAGCCAATAATAATGCAAGATGCAAAGAAACTTGTCTAGAAGTGTCGTCGATGTCAAGAGCATGTGAGCATTCCAAGGACTCCTAGAGAAATGCAACCAATGGAAAGAAACCCTTGGCCTTTCTTTTAGTGGGGGCTAGACATCCATGGCCTTTTCCCAAAAGCAACCGAATCAAGAAAGTTTGTAATAGTGGCAGTGGATCATTTAAGCAAGTGGGCTGAGGCAGTTTAGTCCATTGCCACCTAATAGGCAATCTCTTTCATCAGCAAAAACATCTTCACTTGATTTGGAATCCTAAAGGTAGTAATCACTGATAATATAACTCAGTTTATGAGTTCTAACTTTAAAGATTTCTATAGAAAATGAGAGATTAACTTAAAATTTAGCTCCACATATCATCCTCAAACCAATGGAATGATCGAGGTTACAAATAGGACGATGCTACAAGGATTAAGGAAAAGACTCGATAAAGCTAAGGGAAATTGGCCTGAGGAATTGCCCCACATACTCTAGGCATATAGAATAATCCCGAGAATAGCCACAGGGGAAACCCCATTCTATCTTGTATATAGGGCTGAGGCAGTAACCCCGTGGAAGTCCAAGTAAGTAGTTTTAGGATACAGCACTCTGAGATTTCAAGAGACCCTAAAGAAATACAGTTCAACCTGGATCAAGCCGAATTTTTAGGAGAAGAGGCTGCAATCAAAATGTCAGTCTATAGAAACAAGATGTCTAGAATGTTCAACAGTAGACTCAAACCACGTGCCTTTAATGTAGGGGatttagtccttaaaagaaTTGATGTAATAGGCAGTAGTGATGGGTCTGATAAGTTGAGTGAAAACTGGAAATGACCATTTAGGGTCTCGAAGGTTATTCGCCCGGAGTCTTATAAGTTGGCCAAATTATATGGCCAGTCATTTACCATTCTTGGAACGTTTATAATCTgaggaaattttatcaataacacgTAACGAGgtatttttttcatatgtttTGTTATTCAGTTATGAAGAACGGTGGATTTCCTTCTCCAAAAGTTAAAGATCGTTGATCAAAGCATTTTTGCAAAAAGGCCACAAGACGGGTATCTATTAGGCTCATGATCGGGTGTCAATCTCGATTAATAAAAACTACTAAGGCATTCTTATACTAAAGCCATAAGACGGATATCTACCAGACCCATGACCGGGTGTCACTCCCAATTAAtttctaaggtattttatgcctAGGCCATGAGGCGGGTATCCGCCAAGTTTATGACGGGGTGTTAGTCtcgattaataaaaattactaagACATTCTTATGCCAAGGCTGCAAAGTGCGTATCTGCCAAGCTCATGATCGGATATCGGTATTAGTAAATTCTTTAAAGCATTATAGTGACTGGGTGTTAAGTTTGATTGATTATTTTTCCAAGTTAGTTATTCCATAACCACGAGGCGGGTATTTGCTAGGCTAATGACCGGGTGTTAAGtgccattaataaattttatttaagttattttatgATAAAAGAGAGATATTACCAGGTATTTGACTGGGAGTTAACCCCACTTagcaattttttagaaattatttgtCTTATCTGGAGACAATTGGATGAGGTTTTTGGTCGGGTGATGATCCTACAAACATTTAGTAAAAATAATGACAAGatataaagaaaagtttttcatTAAAGGGATATTATAGGACAGAAGGACGTCATTAGTTGCCTCCACCCGAGCTTTTGTTACATTTTCATCTATGGTTATTACATTAGAagctgagtcagagggattgtCTTCGGTTGGCTTTTCCTCATCCTACCTTTCCTTGTCCTCCTCCTCCGGGAAGATATCATTGATCCAAGCGAAATCTTCATTAGGAAATCGCTTTGCTAGCTTCTTCTTGATTGAGTCTTGGCCATCAATGAACATCTTTCCTCCCTAGGCCACCATCTCTTGAAGTTCGATAATCCTAATGGAGGCGGCTCGGTTCTCCTCAGCCTGAGACTGCCAGCTCCTAGAATTGCCGCTGGAGGATAGCCACTTGATCCTTAAAATTTTTAGCCTAATTCTCAAGAGCAAGCTTTGAAGTGTTGGTCTCGTCCAGGTCTTCCTGAAGCTCCAGTGTCTCTTTCATAGTGCCCTCCACTTCCTCACCTGAGCCTTCAGCCTCAAGCACTCCTCTTGTAGGAGAATTTTTTCTGTCTCTTGTTCCCTGAACTCTCACCTTAGAGTTTTGTTCCGCTCCTTAGCCATATAAGCACAAAGGGCACTCTCTATTGCGAAATAGATAATATTGTCGAGGAGGTTATCGGTCTTGACCTCATTTAGGTGATGGTGGTCCCCAGGCCTAAAAGAATTCTTAGCAATAAGGACTGAAAGATGGGGATCCTCGAGTATAGATGTTGTCTTATTCAGAGCTAGTGCCAGGTGTTGGATGCCCCGAGGCCATGTGGCTCCAGCTCTAGCCTCTTCTTGTGATAAGTTCGCTTGAACAGGGACTGTtgctgtaacaccccttaccctatcaaagtgtagacagagcaaggactatcacaaactatacctttttagatatattaaGACTAAACAATTTTCTTTCTCTGTAATTACCAAGTTATTAGGTAGTTCAAGTAAATTTCATAACAACATCACCCCTTATTTTTCCATGTATATCATCACATGCAAATGCTTAGCTCTTTTTCTTTATCCATACATAATTAcattatttgatttatataataccactaattgtaacaccccttaccctatcaaattGTAGACAGAGCAAGGACTGTCACAAACTATgcctttttagatatattaagactaaacaatttccttTCTCTGTAATTACCAAGTTGTTAGGTAGGCCAAGTAAATTTCATAACAACATCACCCTTATTTTTCCACGGATATCATCACATGCAAACGCTTAGCTCTTTTTCTTTATCCATACATAATTACATTatttgatttacataaccttcataacccactctatttaatatgtacatgccaaaatataattGTACTATGACTCGGAGACTCAAAACAAGCAgttatgataatggccttgatgTCTGATGTAAACCTCTGATGCCTCCACTgtgcctactttatctacaacctgcgagAGATAAAAACCAACAcactgagctaatgctcagtgagTGAttacaaacaaataataaaatagagtaAACATGTTCACgtatatagataattaagtaaacaattacaagcttGTCAAATGTAGTTAACATGATACAAAGCATACTTGTCAAACTTTTTGGTATAAAATATAAGTGCCATATGTATCCTTGTGCACGACAAGAATTTTCTTcacattcaataaaaaaaatcttcctTTGCCTTTATTacacattttatattaatagcaaatcaccatagcttagtgcatgtaatagatgcaaacatgttaacattcactggtaatttcacaaaatcaagcatcaatcttaattagattctcagcccttataaacacatagtaaggtcgactaggtagataaggagttataatggTAGGCACTAGGGTGCCGAACAGTAGGCTCAAAGGCTAAAACTGTGATAGCAAGACTCTGTAGCCATGTTTATGAGGTGCCTAATTTGTAAtctcaaatatagatcatgtattggTAGCAATATTGtaaactctgtatgtttatatggcatgtcatacccttaagctaaccttgactcctattaagtttactagggccaagtatcattaattcaatatatcaattttttcaatataaatgCATGttatttgaagctatttgaattcatttccaaagtacatatatcatatgccaaggttaacaagatgagaaactcatggcaaatagtgtaaactttattgacttagcattttaATATTGCGTCAAGTCAATTTACTTCTTGCATTTCGTAATATTAACAAGTAAAGAATGACAAGTTTTACTCAAATCATCATGCATAAATAGGCGTTATTGTCAAGCAAGTACGTGTGAAAATCAAGTACGATAAGCAAGTACGTGCGTAATTCTTACCGATTAAGCAAGCATGCCAATTTTTATGCATTCCAATTTGAGAgaactacattctgccatatattgcataaacttttcaagtaatttaaagttacaatttgacttaagtttcttcataacaaatgtgtatttatgtcttatcttttcaacaagatataatttatataaatatgatcACCCTATcttaagttatgatttttttctttataagctgctcaataagggTTTAATCAGTctagtattggtacttgtttatagtatcacaaaatatatcagattcatgcattttcatacaaattcaagcttaagtgtcttctacaatATTTTAGATATACTTCTTAATATTCATTCGGCACTggtcttaataaattttattgagtACATAattatggtataatcaatacacTTTATTCCAGATGCTCTATCACTGTGTTCAGTTTAGATTCACTTAcaatttacatcattttacctacagattcagaatttagtcaattcatgaaagttttagctttttatatcagctttcatttggtatattttGAGCCTAATTTTAATaactacacaataagttatgaagctGCTAACACATGCTGCCCTTTTAAAACCTATCCTGCCAGGTttacacttttagctctcatgttaggtttctttactttaaacctttcaaacaccatTTTAACTTTCATATAACATACTTATACAATCGAaacaacatttccagcaagtagaACCAATCCCTAACTTCACATATCCATgaaaaaatcaaaggaaaatagaaaatcatacaaacaccaaatctttcttgaatttctctttcttttccacttctactctctagctatctcctttccctttaaTGTTCTTTCACCTAGTTCAATTTATttcttagggaaggattgaataaattaaaaattaaagctttataattcaaattcatgcatgaagaagtgAGGAGATGAtatttcctacacatttctaagctcacctttgattttcaagcttggtgtatatttaattctaaacttttcttcttcaattctttcagtATATGGCTCTTTCTTTAACTCTTGATCTTAGAGTGAATTTTTGTTAAACaaagaagttgatttggtgagAGTTTGGCTTGAATTtggtgaaagaaagaaaaagcaaaaTGTTTACTTTTCAATGGCATAAGGTATGACAATAAGATGGGTGGAGAAGACAAtccattttttattttgctttgtcatttctttcatgcttagttaggtgacacatggagggttcaggtgaagaggtggaaaacatgaaagactaaactgaattttatttttaaactttccaCATTCACACTtatctttaccatgtttcaatttaatttttaaactttcaatatttatatattgacctactaaattatgcttttagcctttagaagtccttttcactCAAGTAAGCATGTTAGATTTTAAAAAGCACCTGAAGCAAGCACGTCGAGAAACTGTAAGCACCTCCTAAAAGTGACTCGTTTATGGCTCGCTAATCACATtgtctactttatttctagatatgtctgtttctttatttgagttttctatgattcagttgttagcagtttaaagttattctagcacctcccctaagtagCTCAGAGTAAGCTAACACATCCCCTAATGCCATTTTCTCTAatagtgaaatagcctaacccatACCTAGTCATGTTATAATTCTTGACTATGGGTTTTAGGATGCTACAGTTGTAGACCACCCCTTTTAGAAAACTTGGGCTGAGTGGGGGCTGTTTCTTCAGTAGTAAGTGGAGGAGggggaggaggaagcatgataaTCTCCTTTACACGATGAGCTCATTTTGGAGGGGGACCGGTGGTTCCAGCAACAGCTTTGCCGTTACGAGTAGTACATGCCGCCTCAGAAAACTTGTTCCTTGTCCCAGCCATATCTGCACAAAACAAAAGGTGATTAAGTAAGGtagttttaaaagtaaaaagagTTAGAAGGAAAAATGCCTTGCTCAGTAGCATGGGATGTGCTCTCCCAAAGGTTTAGAAGCTTGGGCGAGTGAAGAGCCTGAGCCTGGTCCACCTAAATGTGGCTCTGCCAGGTGGCGTTTCTCATTGCTATGGTAATATCGATCCTCTGTGTCGAGGCCATCCTCTAGAAGAGGTCCAAAGACTCCTCCTTGTCCCATCGTGGCTGGACTCCATTTTTTCGAAGCTCCACATACGTATTAGAGTCAAGattcgagtgcttcgtttaattcgaaaggaagaATAAAAAGACTAACCTTTTAGACTTGACGAAAAGAAACTGTTTCGAACTGATGGTGTTGCTTCTGAAACGAACAcactcaatggtatccacacgaa is a window from the Manihot esculenta cultivar AM560-2 chromosome 16, M.esculenta_v8, whole genome shotgun sequence genome containing:
- the LOC110603218 gene encoding uncharacterized protein LOC110603218, whose amino-acid sequence is MAMASEQHLTQPFQFEELHTFATDEDESFPIEEGETWMTPVYKFLMEDEFLADELSVKQVRRKSSKYALINCWLYRRSSTQPWLRCITEDEGWEILKDIHERDCESHEGAKTIAQKAFRQGYY